Proteins encoded by one window of uncultured Celeribacter sp.:
- a CDS encoding PilZ domain-containing protein: MPPLHLPLIGLLRLCLSALVGLLWAIVPKAALADPSCGLEDWLTSLNTSANSYVAALGSPSEHEAARQFRTEMERYDRDRLLKQIREADLGQNEKALMDYISSRRHLLDLHAGNWPEMAERYGSDPRFGAQASNLERYLTAVPCDPKAPDHLNAAEEDEQSFMARLTGGVDEMISLLTPEEEAEHTPEPVDPTNFDEFRPQTTPAPEKTAVALSPSGNVAFVLGIFTFITAITSWVWMRYGIVQRRAIRYPCTLPVIIFDGIVPVIGEYLDISQIGAKIETNLNLPLRQKIKLTCGPVERKANVIWRNNHFVGVKFDHSLSELEMRSLLGPYAAQIAAEREEARQMGLDIPLSSYAPEGSKPAVQQDAVQQDAVQQDAVQQDTERSDEEVFESDEPDREDIEATKQEPPEAAA, encoded by the coding sequence ATGCCTCCGCTTCACCTCCCCCTGATCGGCCTCTTACGCCTTTGCCTTTCGGCACTTGTCGGCCTGCTCTGGGCGATTGTCCCCAAGGCAGCTCTGGCCGATCCGTCCTGCGGGCTCGAAGATTGGCTCACCTCGCTGAACACCAGCGCAAATTCCTATGTCGCCGCTTTGGGAAGCCCCTCGGAACATGAAGCCGCCCGGCAATTTCGCACCGAAATGGAGCGGTATGACCGCGACCGGCTTTTGAAACAAATCCGCGAGGCCGATCTGGGTCAGAACGAAAAAGCGCTGATGGACTATATCTCCTCGCGCCGTCATCTCCTTGATTTGCATGCCGGAAACTGGCCGGAAATGGCCGAACGCTATGGTTCGGATCCGCGTTTTGGCGCCCAGGCAAGCAATCTCGAACGCTACCTCACCGCCGTACCTTGCGATCCGAAGGCCCCCGACCACCTCAATGCCGCGGAAGAAGATGAACAAAGTTTCATGGCGCGTCTAACGGGCGGCGTCGACGAAATGATTTCCCTGCTCACCCCGGAGGAAGAGGCGGAACACACGCCTGAGCCCGTTGATCCAACGAATTTCGACGAGTTTCGCCCTCAGACCACCCCGGCTCCAGAAAAAACCGCCGTCGCTCTCAGCCCCTCGGGCAACGTCGCTTTCGTCCTTGGGATTTTCACCTTTATCACCGCCATCACCTCTTGGGTCTGGATGCGCTACGGCATCGTTCAACGCCGCGCCATTCGCTATCCCTGCACCCTTCCGGTGATCATTTTCGATGGAATCGTGCCCGTCATAGGCGAATATCTCGACATCAGCCAGATCGGCGCGAAAATCGAAACCAATCTCAACCTGCCCCTTCGCCAGAAAATCAAACTCACCTGCGGCCCGGTGGAGCGCAAAGCCAATGTAATCTGGCGCAACAATCACTTTGTCGGCGTGAAATTTGACCACAGCCTGTCCGAGTTGGAAATGCGGTCGCTCCTGGGCCCCTATGCGGCACAAATTGCCGCCGAACGCGAAGAAGCGCGTCAAATGGGTCTGGACATTCCTCTCTCATCCTATGCCCCCGAGGGCTCCAAACCCGCAGTGCAACAGGACGCAGTGCAACAGGACGCAGTGCAACAGGACGCAGTGCAACAGGACACTGAGCGCTCCGACGAAGAGGTTTTTGAATCGGATGAACCGGACCGGGAGGATATTGAAGCGACCAAACAAGAGCCTCCCGAAGCCGCCGCCTGA
- the fabF gene encoding beta-ketoacyl-ACP synthase II — translation MRRVVVTGLGMVSPLACGVEETWTRLLDGQSAAGTIQRFDASHLATDYACEVKFGDGTDGTFNPEDWMSNKERKKVDDFILFGIAAAEQALTDADWKPEDEEDRLRTGVLIGSGIGGLSSIADAAVLLKEKGPRRISPFFIPGSLINLISGQVSIRYGFKGPNHAVVTACSTGAHAIGDASRLIGYGDADVMVAGGAEAAICELGIAGFNACKALSTKRKDDPSHASRPYDDDRDGFVMGEGAGVVVLEEYEHAKARGAKIYAEVVGYGLSGDAYHITAPSEDGDGGFRAMQAALARAGIEPSDIDYINAHGTSTMADTIELAAVERLLGDAAPKATMSSTKSSIGHLLGAAGAVEAIFCVLAIRDQVAPPTINLDNPAVEPKLDLAPNAKREREINVALSNSFGFGGTNASLVLKKVDG, via the coding sequence ATGCGCCGAGTAGTTGTCACTGGACTTGGAATGGTTTCGCCGCTGGCATGCGGTGTGGAGGAAACATGGACGCGCCTTCTGGACGGCCAATCGGCGGCTGGCACGATTCAGCGGTTCGACGCGAGCCATCTTGCGACCGATTACGCCTGTGAGGTGAAATTCGGCGACGGGACCGACGGGACGTTCAATCCCGAGGACTGGATGTCGAACAAAGAGCGCAAGAAAGTGGATGATTTCATCCTCTTCGGCATTGCGGCGGCGGAACAGGCGCTGACGGATGCGGATTGGAAACCGGAAGACGAGGAAGATCGCCTGCGCACCGGGGTCTTGATCGGGTCCGGTATCGGTGGTCTTTCCTCGATTGCGGATGCGGCAGTCCTTTTGAAAGAAAAAGGCCCGCGTCGGATTTCTCCGTTCTTTATTCCGGGCTCGCTGATCAACCTGATCTCCGGTCAGGTGTCGATCCGCTACGGGTTCAAAGGCCCGAACCACGCGGTTGTGACAGCCTGTTCGACGGGGGCACACGCGATTGGCGATGCTTCGCGTCTCATCGGCTATGGCGATGCCGACGTGATGGTCGCGGGCGGCGCGGAAGCGGCGATTTGCGAGTTGGGAATTGCGGGCTTCAACGCCTGTAAAGCCTTGTCAACAAAGCGCAAAGACGATCCGAGCCACGCCTCGCGCCCCTATGATGACGACCGCGACGGCTTCGTCATGGGCGAGGGCGCCGGTGTTGTCGTGCTCGAGGAATACGAACACGCCAAGGCGCGTGGGGCCAAGATTTACGCCGAAGTCGTGGGCTATGGCCTGTCAGGCGATGCCTATCACATCACGGCGCCGTCCGAGGATGGCGATGGCGGTTTCCGCGCGATGCAGGCCGCTCTGGCGCGTGCCGGGATTGAGCCGTCTGACATCGACTACATCAACGCGCATGGCACCTCGACCATGGCCGACACGATCGAACTGGCCGCTGTTGAGCGGCTGTTGGGCGATGCGGCGCCGAAAGCCACGATGTCGTCGACGAAATCCTCCATCGGCCACCTTTTGGGCGCGGCTGGGGCGGTTGAGGCGATCTTCTGCGTGCTGGCGATCCGCGATCAGGTGGCGCCGCCGACGATCAACCTCGATAACCCCGCCGTGGAACCGAAACTCGATCTGGCCCCCAATGCCAAACGCGAGCGCGAGATCAATGTGGCGCTGTCGAACTCCTTCGGCTTTGGCGGCACCAACGCCTCTCTGGTTCTGAAAAAGGTGGACGGCTGA
- the mltG gene encoding endolytic transglycosylase MltG: MWRSIASNALTLFIVALVALAGVIAWGKREFVAQGPLDQAICLRVPSGSTMRRVSENLSDQGAISSPHIFRIGAEYSEKSQELKAGSFLVEEGASMAEIIDQITRGGASTCGTEVVYRIGVNRAEIQVRELDPQTGSYVETAEFDPIAESDEVQEIPAEYTKVRAEADTRYRVLVAEGTTVWRVVESLKAADFMTGSVEADEMPAEGMLAPDSYEVREGSDVDDLIARMEAAQQQRIDTVWATRVEGLPLETPEEMLIMASIIEKETGLAEERRQVASVFENRLRRGMRLQTDPTVIYGVTNGVGVLGRGLRQSELQSNSPYNTYVIEGMPPGPIANPGLEAMQAAVNPDETPYLFFVADGTGGHAFAETLVEHNANVAKWREIEAERASQ, encoded by the coding sequence ATGTGGCGATCCATCGCCTCCAACGCGCTGACCCTCTTCATCGTCGCCCTCGTCGCATTGGCGGGGGTGATTGCTTGGGGTAAGCGCGAATTTGTTGCACAAGGTCCGCTCGATCAGGCGATCTGTTTGCGCGTGCCGTCGGGCTCGACCATGCGGCGTGTGTCGGAAAATCTGTCCGATCAAGGCGCGATTTCCAGCCCGCATATTTTCCGCATCGGTGCCGAGTATAGCGAGAAATCTCAAGAGCTTAAGGCAGGGTCTTTCCTCGTCGAAGAAGGCGCTTCCATGGCGGAGATCATTGATCAGATCACCCGTGGCGGTGCGTCGACCTGTGGCACTGAAGTGGTCTATCGCATCGGTGTGAACCGTGCCGAAATTCAGGTGCGCGAGCTGGATCCGCAGACCGGCAGCTATGTCGAGACCGCCGAATTCGACCCCATCGCAGAGAGCGACGAGGTGCAGGAAATTCCGGCAGAATACACCAAGGTGCGCGCCGAAGCGGACACGCGCTACCGCGTGTTGGTGGCCGAGGGCACGACCGTGTGGCGCGTCGTCGAAAGCCTGAAGGCCGCTGATTTCATGACCGGCTCTGTCGAGGCGGACGAGATGCCCGCAGAGGGCATGTTGGCGCCCGACAGCTATGAGGTGCGCGAAGGTTCTGACGTGGACGATCTGATCGCCCGCATGGAAGCGGCGCAGCAGCAACGGATCGACACGGTCTGGGCGACGCGGGTCGAGGGCCTGCCGCTTGAGACGCCGGAAGAGATGCTGATCATGGCGTCGATCATTGAGAAGGAAACCGGTCTGGCCGAAGAGCGCCGTCAGGTGGCTTCTGTGTTCGAGAACCGCCTGCGTCGCGGCATGCGGCTTCAGACGGACCCGACTGTGATTTACGGCGTGACCAATGGGGTCGGTGTCTTGGGGCGCGGGCTTCGCCAGTCGGAACTGCAATCGAACAGCCCTTACAACACCTATGTGATCGAGGGCATGCCGCCGGGACCGATTGCGAACCCGGGGCTTGAGGCGATGCAGGCAGCGGTGAACCCGGATGAGACGCCCTATCTGTTCTTTGTGGCGGATGGCACGGGCGGGCATGCCTTTGCCGAGACTCTGGTGGAACATAATGCCAATGTCGCCAAATGGCGCGAGATCGAAGCCGAACGCGCAAGCCAGTAA
- a CDS encoding potassium channel family protein, with product MASAFHAKLYALYEGNSDRAHVFRYALLAFDMVTILFVIVTSFFAHPLWVEITDLVFGFLILLDFSARVYVSDRKLHYLTRPATIADVIAMVSFLAPLAGEGLGFLRILRTLRLLHTYQLMNRLRQDFKLFRKHEEVIVAAINLLVFIFVTTGLIYALEHGHNEHIRNYADALYFTVTTLTTTGFGDITLPGTTGRLVSIAVMFFGVTLFLRLAQVLFRPTKVRYECENCGLMLHDADATHCKHCGAVVHIQTEGLL from the coding sequence ATGGCCAGCGCCTTTCATGCCAAGCTCTACGCGCTCTACGAGGGCAACTCCGACCGCGCGCATGTCTTTCGCTACGCGCTTCTGGCTTTCGACATGGTGACCATCCTCTTCGTCATCGTCACCTCCTTCTTCGCCCACCCGCTTTGGGTCGAGATCACCGATCTGGTTTTCGGCTTCCTGATCCTTCTGGATTTTTCCGCGCGGGTTTACGTCTCGGATCGCAAGCTCCATTACCTCACCCGGCCCGCGACCATCGCCGATGTCATCGCCATGGTCTCCTTTCTGGCGCCGCTCGCGGGCGAGGGTCTCGGCTTCCTGCGCATCCTGCGCACGCTCAGGCTCTTACACACCTATCAGCTGATGAACCGGCTTCGGCAGGACTTCAAACTCTTCCGCAAACACGAAGAGGTCATCGTCGCTGCGATCAACCTTTTGGTCTTCATCTTCGTCACCACCGGGCTGATCTACGCCTTGGAACACGGCCACAACGAACATATCCGCAACTATGCGGACGCGCTCTATTTCACCGTCACGACGCTGACCACCACCGGGTTTGGCGACATCACCCTGCCCGGTACCACAGGGCGACTGGTCTCAATCGCCGTGATGTTCTTTGGTGTGACACTGTTCCTGCGCCTCGCCCAAGTGCTCTTTCGCCCCACCAAAGTGCGCTACGAATGCGAAAACTGCGGGCTCATGTTGCATGACGCGGATGCGACCCACTGCAAACATTGCGGCGCCGTGGTGCATATCCAGACCGAAGGCCTGCTGTAG
- a CDS encoding terminase family protein yields MALPYLFEAWALDHQLPPEGDWRTWVIMGGRGAGKTRAGSEWVRAMVEGSRATQPGRAKRVALIGETYDQAREVMVFGDSGILACSPPDRRPTWVATRRTLVWPNGAEATVFSGNDPEALRGPQFDAAWVDELAKWRKPQEAWDMLQFGLRLGDDPRAVVTTTPRNVAILKSLLERSSTVTTHAPTEANAANLATSFLEEVKTRYAGTRLGRQELDGVLLDEEEGALWSLARIEAARVQDVPALDRIVVAVDPPVTGHKGSDECGIVVVGAVTKGDPKDWCAYVLEDATVSASSPTVWAEAAINALTTWEADKIVAEVNQGGDLVETVIRQIDPLVPYKSVRATRGKAARAEPVAALYDQGRVVHTRGLGDLEDQMIKMTAQGFQASGSPDRVDALVWAVHELMILPNPGRPRIRTLG; encoded by the coding sequence ATGGCGCTCCCTTACCTGTTCGAGGCCTGGGCGCTGGATCATCAATTGCCGCCGGAAGGCGACTGGCGCACATGGGTGATCATGGGCGGGCGCGGTGCGGGCAAGACGCGGGCCGGTTCCGAATGGGTGCGCGCGATGGTCGAGGGCAGCCGGGCGACGCAACCGGGACGCGCGAAACGCGTGGCCTTGATCGGCGAGACCTATGATCAGGCGCGCGAGGTGATGGTGTTTGGCGACAGCGGCATTTTGGCCTGTTCGCCGCCAGACAGGCGTCCGACATGGGTGGCCACGCGGCGGACATTGGTGTGGCCCAACGGGGCGGAGGCCACCGTGTTTTCTGGCAATGACCCGGAGGCTCTGCGCGGCCCGCAATTCGATGCGGCCTGGGTCGATGAACTGGCGAAATGGCGCAAGCCGCAGGAGGCCTGGGACATGCTGCAATTCGGGCTGCGGCTCGGGGATGATCCGCGTGCGGTGGTGACGACCACGCCGAGGAATGTGGCGATTTTGAAATCTCTACTGGAGCGCAGCTCGACCGTGACAACCCACGCGCCGACCGAGGCGAACGCGGCCAATCTGGCGACGTCCTTCCTCGAAGAGGTGAAGACGCGTTACGCGGGCACACGTTTGGGACGGCAGGAATTGGATGGTGTGCTCTTGGACGAAGAAGAGGGCGCGCTGTGGTCCCTCGCGCGGATCGAAGCGGCGCGCGTTCAAGACGTGCCTGCGCTGGATCGCATCGTCGTGGCGGTGGACCCGCCGGTGACGGGGCACAAGGGCTCGGACGAATGCGGGATTGTCGTGGTTGGCGCGGTGACGAAGGGCGATCCGAAAGATTGGTGCGCCTATGTGTTGGAGGACGCGACTGTATCGGCCTCGTCGCCCACGGTCTGGGCCGAGGCGGCGATCAACGCGCTGACGACCTGGGAGGCGGATAAGATCGTGGCAGAGGTCAACCAGGGCGGCGATTTGGTGGAAACCGTGATCCGACAGATCGACCCGCTGGTGCCCTATAAATCGGTACGGGCCACGCGTGGCAAAGCGGCGCGGGCGGAGCCGGTGGCGGCACTCTACGATCAGGGGCGGGTGGTGCACACGCGGGGGCTTGGCGATCTGGAGGACCAGATGATCAAGATGACGGCGCAGGGGTTTCAGGCCTCAGGCTCTCCTGACAGGGTGGATGCGCTTGTGTGGGCGGTGCATGAGTTGATGATCCTGCCCAATCCCGGACGTCCGCGGATCAGGACGCTGGGGTAA
- a CDS encoding phage portal protein encodes MVFDFLKRGNVEMPETKASATGPVVAAVSGTGRVAWSPRDTVTLTRVGFVGNPVGFRAVKLIAEAASALPLILQNREMRFDDHPLLKVISRPNPAQGRAELFEALYAQFLLSGNGYLEAVGDWGQAPEELHVLRSDRMNLVPGADGWPVAYEYAVSGRKHRFDVIEGHSPICHIKAFHPSDDHYGLSPIQAAATAIDVHNAASRWSKSLLDNAARPSGAIVYKGADGAASMSADQYDRLLSEMESHHQGARNAGRPMLLEGGLDWKPMGFSPSDMEFQKTKEAAGREIALAFGVPPMLLGIPGDMTYSNYQEANRAFYRLTVLPMVSKVTAAIGHWLSEMTGEMLELKPDLDQVPALSSERDAQWNRIAGADFLTDDEKRMMLGLPPLTPPEAEEDEVLEDLSEDDGFEDEPELPFEEETSEEDADVEEGN; translated from the coding sequence ATGGTGTTTGACTTTCTGAAGCGGGGCAATGTCGAGATGCCCGAAACGAAAGCCTCGGCGACCGGTCCGGTCGTGGCGGCGGTCTCGGGGACGGGCCGTGTGGCCTGGAGCCCGCGCGACACGGTCACGCTGACTCGTGTGGGCTTTGTCGGCAACCCGGTGGGCTTTCGTGCGGTCAAGCTGATCGCGGAGGCGGCGTCTGCCCTGCCGCTGATCCTGCAAAACCGCGAAATGCGGTTTGACGATCACCCGCTTCTGAAAGTCATTTCCCGCCCGAACCCGGCGCAGGGCCGTGCGGAATTGTTTGAAGCGCTTTACGCGCAGTTCCTCCTGTCCGGCAACGGCTATCTCGAGGCCGTTGGCGATTGGGGGCAGGCGCCTGAGGAGCTGCATGTGTTGCGCTCGGATCGCATGAATCTGGTGCCCGGCGCGGACGGTTGGCCGGTGGCCTATGAATATGCGGTGAGCGGGCGCAAGCATCGCTTTGACGTGATCGAAGGCCATTCTCCGATCTGCCATATCAAGGCGTTCCACCCCTCTGACGACCATTACGGCCTGTCCCCGATCCAAGCGGCGGCGACGGCGATTGACGTGCATAATGCGGCGTCGCGCTGGTCGAAATCTCTGTTGGACAATGCGGCGCGGCCCTCTGGGGCGATTGTCTACAAGGGCGCCGATGGCGCGGCTTCGATGAGCGCGGATCAATACGATCGCCTGCTGTCCGAGATGGAGAGCCATCATCAGGGCGCGCGCAATGCGGGCCGGCCGATGCTCTTGGAGGGCGGTCTGGATTGGAAACCGATGGGGTTCAGCCCCTCCGACATGGAGTTCCAGAAGACGAAGGAGGCGGCGGGGCGTGAGATTGCCTTGGCCTTTGGCGTGCCGCCGATGCTTTTGGGCATTCCGGGCGACATGACCTACTCGAATTACCAGGAAGCGAACCGGGCGTTTTATCGCCTGACGGTGCTGCCGATGGTGTCGAAAGTGACGGCGGCGATTGGGCATTGGCTGTCCGAGATGACCGGCGAGATGCTGGAGCTGAAGCCCGATCTCGATCAGGTGCCGGCGCTGTCGAGCGAGCGTGATGCGCAATGGAACCGGATCGCGGGCGCGGATTTCCTCACCGATGACGAGAAGCGGATGATGCTTGGTCTGCCGCCGCTCACCCCGCCTGAGGCAGAAGAGGACGAGGTGCTCGAGGATCTGTCTGAGGACGATGGTTTTGAGGACGAACCGGAATTGCCCTTCGAGGAAGAGACCTCCGAAGAGGATGCGGATGTCGAGGAAGGGAACTGA
- a CDS encoding HK97 family phage prohead protease, translating into MQKDFYSGLEHKFARLGEDVSVKETTENGVKIEGYASLFGHRDTGGDMVMKGAYAKSLAALKAKGRSVKMLWQHDPAQPIGIWDEVREDARGLYVKGRLLTDLQKGREAVALIEAGAIDGLSIGYRTVKAQKDTKGTRLLSELELWEVSLVTFPMLPEARLNAEAKGADALMAEAMLRDLADALNGARKLLAGGGFRDD; encoded by the coding sequence ATGCAGAAAGATTTCTACAGCGGCTTAGAGCACAAGTTTGCCCGTCTGGGCGAGGATGTGAGCGTCAAGGAAACGACGGAAAACGGTGTGAAGATCGAGGGTTACGCCTCGCTCTTCGGGCATCGAGACACCGGCGGCGACATGGTGATGAAGGGCGCTTATGCCAAATCCCTGGCGGCGCTGAAGGCCAAGGGGCGCTCGGTCAAGATGCTGTGGCAGCACGACCCGGCGCAGCCCATCGGGATCTGGGACGAGGTGCGCGAGGACGCGCGCGGTCTCTATGTCAAAGGACGTTTGCTGACCGACCTGCAAAAGGGGCGCGAGGCGGTGGCGCTCATCGAGGCAGGGGCGATTGACGGTCTGTCGATCGGCTACCGCACGGTGAAGGCCCAAAAGGATACGAAAGGCACGCGCCTTTTGTCTGAGCTGGAGCTTTGGGAGGTGTCTTTGGTCACATTCCCGATGCTGCCGGAAGCGCGGCTGAATGCGGAGGCGAAGGGTGCGGATGCGCTCATGGCCGAGGCGATGCTGCGCGATCTCGCGGACGCTTTGAACGGCGCTCGCAAGCTGCTGGCCGGAGGTGGCTTCAGAGATGACTGA